A window from Fibrobacter sp. UWB11 encodes these proteins:
- a CDS encoding DEAD/DEAH box helicase family protein, giving the protein MAKKNKVELPFYKYLWNFYSANKSEIKKEYTVLTRRILAHANPENPGAFLRKPQYEAFEIYVFLKEYLGNPKLFDLFNDWRHNQGKFQIQNTHLTDSGATDLFAEEDELRRISDAKVIEPAILQLQNLRQVYSNYIFSLTMGTGKTILMALCIFYEFLLAKKFPKDERFCHNVLVLAPDTTVLQSLKEILTFDKSKIFAAEYAHTLDTILKFHFLEDDGITLSTMDGSDFNVIISTSQKIILKKKHKEDSAGVLLFKESWETAMENNPNADLYQLDETELTANQRYVKITRLKQLGIYVDEAHHAFGKSLKNDMLDRSKDTSLRLTIDNLAKELERSGSKVVACYNFTGTPYVDNQLMPEVVYEYGLRSAIDNRYLKEVDIKDYDNVKSGTFIDKSIDLFVAQHANEKGVFKRYEGMLPKMAFFANTIDELTNDLKPAVEKALIKHNLSLDSILVNVGDDKVTKSDDLREFKLLDTVKSQKQFILLVGKGKEGWNCRSLFSVALYRKPNSTIFVLQATMRCLRSITELQQKGLVCLSSENLAILQNELECNFRMTVNDLTHKNEDTAKERRIYVRKKVPVKMMEQISTFKVEPKQVETYTIFDESFDFDNWRKTVGTHSLSNIDSATIRKEIRSSVDRTFTPYSLVAEISLYLTQHESSGILFPPSEIRKLLEKSTDGIDKILEKVNYANEILYDFVVPKLFEQIYSVKYEPGEIKEVVKYIVKDPPKNGVDEDTAYYTMRFSDDKFISDVSARYNAFNQMDGNKKSFDLSGYGFDSGPERKFFDRNLFNNRQIKHIWFTGMLTNGQSNFYVHYIDPESHSLRSYYPDFLIEDNEGKFYIVEIKGRHLINAPSTRAKEEYAKQMASLSQMEYVFIPDDLADMILQEFVIQMKASNSEEMSKAYQV; this is encoded by the coding sequence ATGGCCAAGAAAAATAAAGTGGAACTCCCGTTCTACAAATACCTTTGGAATTTTTATTCCGCGAACAAGTCTGAAATCAAGAAAGAATACACCGTGCTGACACGACGGATTCTTGCTCATGCCAATCCCGAAAATCCGGGTGCATTTTTGCGTAAGCCTCAATACGAAGCTTTTGAAATCTATGTGTTCCTTAAGGAGTATTTGGGTAACCCCAAGTTGTTTGACTTGTTTAATGACTGGCGGCATAATCAGGGTAAATTCCAAATTCAGAATACGCATTTGACGGATTCTGGGGCAACTGACCTTTTTGCCGAAGAAGATGAGTTGCGTCGAATTTCCGATGCGAAGGTTATTGAACCTGCTATATTACAGCTTCAAAATTTGCGGCAAGTTTATTCGAACTACATTTTTTCGCTTACGATGGGAACAGGCAAAACCATTCTTATGGCTCTTTGCATATTCTATGAGTTCCTTTTGGCGAAAAAGTTTCCGAAAGATGAGCGCTTCTGTCATAATGTTTTGGTGCTAGCTCCAGATACAACGGTGTTGCAATCGCTCAAGGAAATACTCACATTTGATAAGTCAAAAATCTTTGCTGCCGAATACGCTCACACGCTAGATACCATTCTAAAGTTCCATTTCTTGGAAGACGATGGAATCACTCTTTCGACAATGGACGGCTCCGATTTCAACGTGATTATTTCAACGAGTCAAAAAATCATCTTGAAAAAGAAGCATAAGGAAGATTCGGCGGGTGTTTTGCTTTTTAAGGAAAGTTGGGAAACTGCGATGGAAAATAATCCAAATGCCGATTTATACCAACTTGATGAAACGGAATTGACCGCGAATCAACGCTATGTCAAGATTACTCGGTTGAAACAACTTGGCATTTATGTAGATGAAGCTCACCATGCATTCGGTAAGTCGCTAAAAAATGATATGCTTGATCGCAGTAAGGACACTAGTCTTAGACTGACGATTGATAATTTGGCGAAGGAATTGGAACGCAGTGGCTCCAAGGTGGTGGCGTGCTATAACTTTACTGGAACGCCTTATGTCGATAATCAGCTTATGCCTGAAGTTGTCTATGAATATGGATTGCGAAGTGCTATCGATAATCGCTACCTCAAGGAAGTTGATATCAAGGATTACGATAATGTAAAGAGTGGAACATTTATTGATAAATCTATTGATTTGTTTGTTGCTCAACATGCAAATGAAAAAGGAGTATTCAAACGTTATGAGGGTATGCTCCCGAAGATGGCATTCTTTGCCAATACCATTGATGAATTGACGAACGACTTAAAACCTGCTGTTGAAAAAGCGCTTATAAAGCATAACCTTTCACTTGATTCAATTCTTGTGAATGTCGGTGACGATAAGGTTACTAAATCGGATGATTTGCGAGAATTCAAGTTGCTTGATACGGTCAAATCGCAAAAACAATTTATTTTGCTTGTTGGTAAGGGTAAGGAAGGATGGAATTGCCGCTCGCTGTTCTCGGTCGCTCTGTATCGAAAACCCAATAGTACCATCTTTGTTTTACAGGCTACGATGCGTTGCTTGCGTTCAATTACGGAATTGCAGCAGAAAGGTCTTGTTTGCTTGTCGAGTGAAAATCTTGCTATTCTGCAAAATGAATTGGAATGTAATTTCAGAATGACTGTCAATGACCTTACTCATAAAAACGAAGATACAGCAAAAGAACGTCGAATCTATGTTCGCAAAAAGGTTCCTGTTAAAATGATGGAACAGATTTCAACATTTAAAGTTGAACCGAAGCAGGTTGAAACTTATACCATCTTTGATGAATCCTTCGATTTTGATAATTGGCGTAAAACCGTTGGAACACATTCTCTAAGTAACATTGATTCTGCAACGATTCGTAAAGAAATTCGCAGTTCTGTTGACAGAACATTTACTCCGTATAGCCTTGTGGCTGAAATCTCGCTTTATTTAACTCAACACGAGTCTTCGGGAATTTTATTCCCCCCAAGTGAAATTCGGAAACTTTTGGAAAAATCGACAGATGGAATAGATAAAATTCTGGAGAAAGTGAATTACGCTAATGAAATTCTTTATGATTTTGTTGTACCGAAGCTTTTTGAACAAATTTATAGTGTTAAATATGAACCGGGTGAAATCAAGGAAGTCGTCAAGTATATTGTAAAAGATCCTCCTAAGAATGGTGTTGACGAAGATACTGCATATTACACTATGCGATTTAGTGATGATAAATTCATATCGGATGTATCGGCTCGCTATAATGCTTTTAATCAGATGGATGGCAACAAAAAAAGCTTTGATTTATCTGGGTACGGCTTTGATTCCGGTCCTGAACGAAAGTTTTTTGATCGCAATCTTTTTAACAATCGCCAAATAAAGCACATTTGGTTTACGGGTATGCTTACAAATGGTCAATCTAATTTTTATGTGCATTATATCGATCCGGAATCGCATTCGCTTCGCTCGTATTATCCTGATTTCTTAATAGAGGATAATGAAGGTAAATTCTACATCGTTGAAATTAAGGGACGTCATTTAATAAATGCTCCCTCTACACGTGCTAAAGAAGAGTATGCAAAGCAGATGGCTTCGCTCAGTCAAATGGAGTATGTGTTCATCCCAGATGACTTGGCTGACATGATATTGCAGGAGTTTGTGATACAAATGAAGGCGAGTAATTCAGAAGAGATGAGTAAAGCGTATCAGGTGTAG
- a CDS encoding site-specific DNA-methyltransferase has product MSKEQETYKFAEPIKGYPELRWRGKRPFTGTPYYPAQLKETYGEPDEDGWMNKLYWGDNLQVMSHLLKEYRGQVNLIYIDPPFDSKADYKKTIALRGKKAESDSSNFEEKQYGDIWTNDEYLQFMYERLILCRELLSDTGSIYLHCDWHRSHVLRNILEEIFGANNFRNEIIWENQGAWVNSDSWFPRRHNSLLFFSKSPNYKFNVLNDDDISGGVNYNRWYDYVVNNRIYADNAPYHDSRFTTYVNQFEKNNGRKPKGKDIIVDFKGSVLGSVWYIKVVDPKSPENVSYPTQKPEALLERIIKASSNPGDIVFDCFMGSGTTQAVAMKLGRKFLGADINLGAIQTTTKRLVNRVKECAKAGMTDEKNQLPCYTGFEVYNVNDYDFFRNELEAKRLIIEALGMQALPENNLWDAELDGRMVAILGINRIATAAEFSKIVNNIDIADWTRRQAETPNKPIEQITFVCMGHDPNLKALFLEEMQKLGFKVDLEIVDILRDKKDLTFKRDSDAYIKLTKGKLTVKEFYPMNLLQKLSIECQDVEDWRELVDSIMIDWNYDGTTFSPAITDVPAKNEMVKGEYEIPQGAGSIHVKITDLLSESWEGTFEV; this is encoded by the coding sequence ATGAGCAAGGAACAAGAAACATACAAATTTGCAGAACCTATCAAGGGTTATCCAGAACTTCGCTGGAGAGGCAAACGTCCCTTTACAGGAACGCCTTATTATCCAGCACAGTTGAAGGAAACATACGGCGAACCTGACGAAGATGGATGGATGAACAAGCTCTATTGGGGCGACAACTTGCAGGTAATGAGTCATTTGCTCAAAGAATACCGCGGCCAGGTAAACTTGATTTATATTGACCCGCCGTTTGATAGCAAGGCTGATTACAAGAAGACCATTGCACTCCGTGGCAAAAAGGCCGAAAGCGATTCCAGTAACTTTGAAGAAAAACAGTATGGTGATATTTGGACGAATGATGAATATTTGCAGTTCATGTATGAAAGACTGATTTTATGCAGGGAATTGCTGAGTGATACCGGAAGTATTTATTTGCATTGTGATTGGCATAGAAGCCATGTTCTTAGAAATATTTTGGAAGAAATTTTTGGTGCAAATAATTTTAGAAACGAAATTATATGGGAAAATCAAGGTGCTTGGGTCAATTCTGATTCTTGGTTTCCTAGAAGGCATAATTCTTTGCTGTTTTTTTCAAAATCTCCAAACTACAAGTTTAATGTTTTGAATGATGATGATATTTCAGGTGGCGTTAATTATAATCGATGGTATGATTATGTTGTAAATAATAGAATTTATGCAGATAATGCTCCATATCATGATTCAAGATTTACGACTTATGTGAATCAGTTTGAAAAAAATAATGGGAGAAAACCTAAAGGCAAAGATATTATCGTTGATTTTAAAGGTTCTGTTCTTGGATCTGTATGGTATATAAAGGTTGTTGATCCTAAAAGTCCTGAAAATGTATCATATCCCACTCAAAAACCTGAAGCTCTTTTAGAACGAATTATCAAGGCTTCATCTAATCCCGGCGATATTGTCTTTGACTGTTTTATGGGTAGTGGAACAACCCAAGCTGTTGCCATGAAACTCGGTCGCAAGTTCCTTGGTGCCGATATCAACCTCGGTGCAATTCAAACCACGACAAAACGCCTTGTCAATCGAGTAAAAGAATGTGCAAAGGCGGGAATGACGGATGAAAAAAATCAACTCCCTTGCTACACTGGTTTCGAAGTCTATAATGTAAATGACTACGATTTCTTCCGTAATGAACTTGAAGCCAAACGTCTTATTATTGAGGCTTTGGGAATGCAGGCCTTGCCTGAGAATAATCTTTGGGATGCGGAACTTGATGGCCGTATGGTTGCCATTCTTGGGATCAATCGCATCGCAACGGCTGCCGAATTCTCTAAAATCGTAAATAATATTGATATTGCCGACTGGACTCGTCGTCAGGCTGAAACACCGAATAAGCCCATTGAGCAGATTACTTTTGTCTGCATGGGCCACGATCCTAATCTTAAGGCTTTATTCCTTGAAGAAATGCAGAAACTCGGTTTTAAGGTGGATTTGGAAATCGTCGATATTCTTCGAGATAAGAAGGATTTGACATTCAAACGTGATTCCGATGCCTACATCAAGTTGACAAAAGGTAAGTTGACCGTCAAGGAATTCTACCCGATGAACCTTTTGCAGAAGCTTTCCATCGAATGCCAAGATGTTGAAGATTGGCGTGAACTTGTGGATTCCATCATGATTGACTGGAATTACGATGGTACTACATTTTCGCCTGCAATTACCGATGTTCCTGCGAAAAATGAGATGGTCAAGGGTGAGTACGAGATTCCGCAAGGTGCGGGTAGCATCCATGTGAAAATTACTGACCTTCTGAGTGAAAGCTGGGAAGGAACTTTTGAAGTGTAG
- a CDS encoding ATP-dependent DNA helicase: MARSATQTVKSNDEQKQVVETTESPLLVIAGPGAGKTKTLVDRVCHLVYDLNVAPENIFVGTFTEKAAKELLSRISTVSATYDIQKNISEIRVGTLHSLFLDFLEEYREYTDLRRGYRVLDDFEQQYLIYRNARRFNDIDNLVEITGNESAYGWKSAKKICSLVNKVAEENLDLDKLSKCKKSKPLVTLAKLVQLYRDILSEENALDFSIIQTKMWLLLQNADVLNSIREKVHYIMVDEYQDTNRIQEQILLKIAAPQNRICVVGDDDQALYRFRGATVENILRFRDKFPGLLKSKCKKVEMDKNYRSHPDIIDFYNKWMERPYDGEWGEFRYKKTVKCAGRQNKDNSPYIGVVKCMGKNTDEWCKIFYKFIRDLELSGSLTDYNQVALLAYSVKNERIVALTNYLEEHDIPVFSPRSGQFFNREEIQLAIGALLFIFPNCEKDYLNDGKNEQYMEGIWAYYDLCLDKFIQKLRDKPDALKKLRVWAVTKAKEILKASRNTDYTFANLFYEMLQFPLFSEYMDTELNSGVKDLRPLYNLGLFSQLLARFENMNGVTGIYADQKKRTQILRRLFNEYFKFLHDGAIAEFEDFDMVTPSGCISIMTIHQSKGLEFPVTCVDSLDSSPRKNYEDLDVEIAAYYHKQEPWEPLERTKFFDFWRLYYTAFSRARNLLVLTGIDNGVVREKGEFRSPSKYFTSVYAGVKDCATLFKSGAPKVTLDVVKPNNVKHQYSFTSHILLYENCPTQYKFFRELEFSPVRTNAVLFGTLVHETIENAHRQVLAGNVQNVTPENMERWMQENYRQISKELGVYLRQSSLDAVLRHVKNYVEYASKDWSRVKEAEVPLTLLKDDYILEGRIDLIQGKGDTLEILDFKTDSKPDVNSASDREKLKRYRRQLEIYAHIVEGKYGKHVSKMHLFYTGTTDSSPFVSYDFNSKSIEHTIGDVDEVVRKIEKKDFTRTKERIAKTCAECDLRHYCENCSKK; the protein is encoded by the coding sequence ATGGCACGTTCGGCAACCCAGACTGTAAAAAGCAACGATGAACAGAAACAGGTGGTAGAAACAACGGAATCTCCGCTGTTGGTGATTGCGGGCCCCGGAGCTGGCAAAACCAAAACTTTGGTGGACCGTGTGTGCCACTTGGTTTATGATTTGAATGTTGCTCCTGAAAACATTTTTGTGGGCACTTTTACAGAAAAAGCCGCAAAGGAACTGCTCTCTCGCATTTCTACAGTATCTGCCACATACGATATTCAAAAGAATATTTCTGAAATCCGTGTCGGTACGCTCCATTCACTTTTCCTTGACTTTTTGGAAGAATATCGTGAATATACGGACTTGCGTCGAGGCTATAGAGTCCTAGATGATTTCGAACAGCAGTATTTGATTTACCGTAACGCCCGTCGCTTTAATGATATTGATAACCTTGTTGAAATTACAGGGAACGAATCTGCATATGGATGGAAATCTGCTAAAAAGATCTGTTCATTGGTAAATAAGGTTGCCGAAGAAAATTTGGATTTGGACAAGTTGAGCAAATGTAAAAAATCAAAGCCCTTGGTTACTTTGGCCAAACTTGTCCAGCTTTATAGGGATATTCTTTCCGAAGAGAATGCGCTTGATTTTTCAATCATCCAAACGAAAATGTGGCTGTTGCTGCAGAATGCGGATGTATTGAATTCAATTCGAGAAAAAGTTCACTACATTATGGTTGATGAATACCAAGACACGAACCGTATTCAGGAACAGATTCTCTTGAAAATTGCGGCTCCACAAAATCGCATTTGCGTGGTGGGAGATGATGACCAAGCTCTTTACCGATTCCGTGGAGCGACTGTCGAAAATATTTTGCGTTTTCGTGATAAATTTCCGGGTCTTCTCAAAAGTAAATGCAAAAAAGTTGAGATGGATAAAAACTATCGCTCGCATCCGGACATTATCGATTTTTACAACAAATGGATGGAACGGCCTTATGATGGAGAATGGGGTGAATTTCGCTATAAGAAAACTGTAAAATGTGCTGGCAGACAGAATAAGGATAATTCTCCCTATATTGGTGTTGTAAAGTGTATGGGGAAAAATACGGATGAGTGGTGCAAAATTTTTTACAAGTTTATTCGTGATCTTGAACTTAGTGGATCTTTGACCGATTATAACCAAGTTGCTTTGTTGGCCTATTCCGTAAAGAACGAAAGAATTGTAGCCTTGACAAATTATTTGGAAGAACATGATATTCCCGTATTTTCACCGAGATCTGGACAATTTTTTAATCGAGAAGAAATACAGCTTGCTATTGGTGCTTTGCTTTTCATTTTCCCGAATTGTGAAAAAGATTATTTGAATGATGGAAAAAATGAACAGTACATGGAGGGTATTTGGGCTTATTACGATTTATGCCTAGACAAGTTTATCCAGAAACTTCGAGATAAACCGGATGCTCTTAAAAAATTGCGAGTGTGGGCGGTAACAAAAGCCAAAGAAATTCTGAAGGCGTCAAGAAATACGGACTACACGTTTGCGAATCTTTTTTATGAAATGTTGCAGTTCCCGCTTTTTTCAGAATACATGGATACGGAACTGAATAGTGGTGTGAAGGATTTGCGTCCGCTTTATAATTTGGGCTTATTTAGCCAATTACTTGCTCGTTTTGAAAACATGAATGGCGTTACGGGTATTTATGCTGACCAAAAGAAACGTACTCAGATTCTTCGCCGACTTTTTAACGAATATTTCAAATTTTTGCATGATGGTGCCATTGCTGAATTCGAAGATTTCGATATGGTAACGCCTTCGGGCTGCATTAGCATCATGACGATTCACCAAAGTAAGGGCTTGGAGTTCCCTGTAACATGTGTCGATTCGTTGGATTCTTCACCTCGAAAAAATTACGAAGATTTGGATGTCGAAATCGCCGCATACTATCATAAACAAGAACCGTGGGAACCTTTGGAGCGGACCAAGTTTTTTGATTTTTGGCGATTGTATTATACTGCTTTTAGCCGAGCCCGAAATTTATTGGTGCTGACAGGCATTGATAATGGCGTGGTGCGTGAAAAGGGTGAGTTTAGAAGCCCTTCTAAATATTTTACCTCGGTCTATGCAGGGGTAAAGGATTGTGCGACTCTTTTTAAATCAGGTGCTCCGAAGGTAACTCTTGATGTTGTTAAGCCGAATAATGTAAAACATCAGTATTCGTTTACGAGCCACATCCTTCTTTATGAAAATTGCCCGACACAATACAAATTCTTTAGGGAATTGGAATTTAGCCCTGTACGCACGAACGCAGTATTGTTTGGTACGCTAGTCCATGAAACGATTGAAAATGCTCATAGGCAAGTGCTTGCTGGCAATGTGCAAAATGTAACTCCAGAGAATATGGAAAGGTGGATGCAAGAAAATTACCGCCAAATTTCCAAGGAATTGGGGGTGTATTTGCGTCAGAGTTCTTTGGATGCTGTGTTACGTCATGTCAAAAACTATGTGGAATATGCAAGCAAGGATTGGAGCCGTGTTAAGGAAGCCGAAGTTCCGCTTACGCTTTTGAAGGATGATTACATCTTGGAAGGGCGAATTGACTTGATTCAAGGTAAAGGCGATACTTTGGAAATTCTTGATTTTAAAACGGATAGCAAACCTGATGTGAATAGTGCCTCGGATCGTGAAAAGTTGAAACGATATAGGCGACAGCTTGAAATTTACGCACACATTGTTGAAGGAAAGTATGGCAAGCATGTGAGCAAGATGCATTTATTTTATACGGGAACGACTGATAGCTCTCCTTTTGTGAGTTATGACTTCAATTCAAAATCCATTGAGCATACCATTGGAGATGTTGATGAAGTTGTGAGAAAAATCGAAAAGAAAGATTTTACACGAACAAAGGAACGCATTGCGAAAACCTGTGCGGAATGCGACCTTAGGCATTACTGTGAAAATTGTTCAAAAAAGTAG
- a CDS encoding glycoside hydrolase family 11 protein: MVNKIIIALSMGLTAGVLAQDFCNAAKHTGASKKVNGNEVSSFNGVGYELWYDRATSGSLTIYEDGSMACSFQNAGDYLCRAGLSFDSDKKYNELGGDMLAEFKLVKQNINGADYSYVGVYGWMEEVSKSPSKLVEYYVVDNWLTGWRPGDWVASHKMGDYTIDGAKYSVYWGEHTGPAIKTQGNTTFLQYFSIRENARDCGVINISAHMRQWEKLGMEMGKLYEAKVLGEAGSMSNGVSGTADFPHIKVYVKGEEVPSSSSVALSSSSVASSSSKTVSSSSSEKVAESSSSVDGSSSSGTDAIPFMAQLFDKAGVYQVFDMQGNFLGKVELKNGVSLKQAVESKFARSSVYLVKRGAFAKTIAVER, encoded by the coding sequence ATGGTGAATAAAATTATTATCGCCTTGAGTATGGGACTCACGGCGGGGGTCTTGGCACAGGATTTTTGTAATGCAGCTAAACATACAGGTGCAAGCAAAAAAGTGAATGGAAACGAAGTGAGCTCGTTCAACGGTGTCGGTTACGAGCTTTGGTACGATAGGGCTACTTCGGGTTCGCTTACAATTTATGAAGACGGATCCATGGCATGTTCTTTCCAGAATGCTGGAGACTACCTTTGCCGTGCGGGGCTTTCGTTCGATAGCGACAAGAAGTATAACGAACTTGGCGGCGATATGCTTGCGGAATTCAAGCTCGTGAAGCAGAATATCAATGGTGCCGATTACTCCTATGTCGGTGTCTACGGTTGGATGGAAGAAGTTTCGAAATCCCCGAGCAAACTGGTCGAATATTATGTTGTCGATAACTGGCTGACGGGGTGGAGGCCTGGCGATTGGGTCGCTAGCCATAAGATGGGCGATTACACAATCGATGGTGCCAAATACTCCGTTTATTGGGGCGAACATACGGGGCCGGCCATCAAGACACAGGGCAATACGACTTTTTTGCAGTATTTCAGCATTCGTGAAAATGCCCGTGATTGCGGAGTCATCAATATTAGCGCTCACATGAGACAGTGGGAAAAGCTGGGCATGGAAATGGGTAAGCTCTACGAAGCCAAGGTTCTTGGCGAAGCGGGGAGCATGAGTAACGGCGTTTCCGGTACGGCTGATTTCCCGCACATAAAGGTTTACGTCAAAGGTGAAGAAGTTCCGTCGTCCAGTTCCGTTGCTTTAAGTTCAAGTTCTGTGGCGTCGAGTTCCTCAAAAACGGTGTCGAGTTCGTCATCGGAGAAGGTCGCGGAATCTTCGAGTAGCGTTGACGGTTCTTCGAGTTCGGGGACCGATGCGATTCCGTTTATGGCTCAGCTCTTTGACAAGGCGGGTGTTTATCAGGTGTTCGATATGCAGGGGAATTTCCTCGGCAAGGTGGAGCTGAAGAATGGTGTGTCGCTTAAGCAGGCTGTAGAAAGCAAGTTCGCCCGCTCGTCCGTTTATCTGGTCAAGCGTGGGGCCTTTGCCAAGACGATTGCTGTCGAGCGATAA
- the pth gene encoding aminoacyl-tRNA hydrolase, translated as MYLIVGLGNPGTQYSNTHHNAGFMAVEKLADPSKDWKSEHKALTMKVNIAGEECLLVKPQTYMNLSGEAVQALMTWYKVKVDHLLVFSDDINLDVGRIRCRKDGSHGGQNGLRNIIEHVGDKFPRIRFGVGKCPPKFDLSNWVLAKFSPEDRPKFDEAIAKVPALVECYFKLGIEKCMERYNGK; from the coding sequence ATGTATTTAATCGTCGGTCTTGGAAATCCTGGAACGCAGTATTCGAACACGCACCACAATGCCGGTTTTATGGCAGTTGAAAAGCTCGCCGACCCGAGCAAGGACTGGAAATCGGAACATAAGGCGCTCACCATGAAGGTGAACATTGCAGGCGAAGAATGCCTCCTCGTGAAGCCGCAGACTTACATGAACCTCTCCGGCGAAGCGGTTCAGGCGCTTATGACGTGGTACAAGGTCAAGGTTGATCATTTGCTCGTTTTTAGCGATGATATTAATTTGGATGTAGGCCGTATCCGTTGCCGCAAGGACGGCAGCCACGGCGGTCAGAACGGGCTCCGCAACATCATTGAGCACGTGGGCGACAAGTTCCCGCGCATCCGTTTTGGTGTGGGCAAGTGCCCTCCGAAATTTGACCTCAGCAACTGGGTTTTGGCGAAGTTTTCTCCTGAAGACCGCCCGAAATTCGACGAAGCGATCGCAAAGGTCCCAGCGCTTGTGGAATGCTACTTTAAGCTCGGCATCGAGAAGTGCATGGAACGCTACAACGGTAAGTAA
- a CDS encoding virulence RhuM family protein has product MSKDKKINPVSIRSSAAEYLTYISAVGGSEQSVEMRYEDENVWLTQKMMAELYGVDVRTINEHISKILSDGELPEDPTIRNFRIVQTEGSRQVSRDVLHYNLQMIIAVGFKVNNERAVQFRKWAGQVVKDYTIQGWVMDKDRLKNFGTILTEDYFERQLEAIREIRVSERRFYQKVTDIYSTALDYDSSAKITQDFFKKVQNKLHWAIHGHTAAELIVERADCKKEHMGLKTWVASPNGKILKSDVIIAKNYLEKDELKALELIVSGYLDFAEMQANRHIPMTMEDWAKHLDRILDATEHELLTNAGKISMEVAQAHAITEWEKYRIVQDKLFHSDFDYFLELHEKMAQYKP; this is encoded by the coding sequence ATGAGCAAAGATAAGAAGATAAATCCTGTATCGATTCGCAGCTCGGCTGCGGAGTATTTGACCTATATTTCTGCGGTAGGTGGTTCTGAGCAGAGTGTCGAGATGCGTTATGAAGATGAAAACGTCTGGCTGACGCAAAAGATGATGGCTGAGTTGTATGGGGTTGATGTTCGAACGATAAACGAGCATATTTCCAAGATTTTGAGTGATGGAGAATTGCCTGAAGATCCAACTATCCGGAATTTCCGGATAGTTCAAACCGAAGGTTCTCGGCAAGTATCCCGTGATGTATTGCATTACAATCTCCAAATGATTATCGCTGTGGGCTTTAAAGTCAATAATGAACGTGCGGTGCAGTTCCGCAAGTGGGCGGGACAAGTCGTCAAAGATTATACCATCCAGGGGTGGGTTATGGATAAGGATCGTCTCAAAAATTTTGGGACAATTCTTACCGAGGATTACTTTGAACGTCAGTTAGAAGCTATACGTGAAATTCGTGTGTCCGAAAGGCGTTTTTATCAAAAAGTGACGGATATTTATTCAACGGCATTAGATTACGATTCGTCGGCTAAGATTACACAAGATTTTTTCAAGAAAGTGCAGAACAAATTGCATTGGGCAATTCATGGACATACTGCGGCAGAACTTATAGTGGAGCGTGCAGATTGTAAAAAAGAACATATGGGGCTAAAAACGTGGGTTGCGTCCCCTAATGGGAAAATTTTGAAATCCGATGTTATTATTGCCAAAAACTATTTAGAAAAGGATGAACTTAAGGCTTTGGAACTGATTGTTTCGGGTTATTTAGACTTTGCTGAAATGCAAGCGAATCGGCATATCCCGATGACGATGGAAGATTGGGCAAAACATCTTGATCGGATTCTAGATGCTACAGAACACGAACTTTTGACTAATGCGGGAAAGATTTCGATGGAAGTGGCTCAGGCTCATGCGATTACAGAATGGGAAAAGTACCGCATTGTGCAGGATAAGCTATTCCATAGCGATTTTGATTACTTCCTTGAGCTTCATGAAAAAATGGCTCAATACAAGCCGTAG
- a CDS encoding 50S ribosomal protein L25 translates to MELTTLKATSRVLGANRENARLRKAGQIPAVYYGKGIEAKNIAVSEIDLRKVLAPGKRYTLLDLEIDGKAGNPALVYSVQKDALTQKITHVDFIKIADDEFVKVRIPVKLSGLPVGVKTQGGLFSQEARYLMLAAKPASIPSVLELDISNFETNVTFYAKDFKLPENVTLASGPRTVIFTISSKSKKKDDAAAAPAADAAAAAAAPAAN, encoded by the coding sequence ATGGAACTCACAACGCTCAAAGCTACCTCGAGAGTGCTAGGTGCAAACCGCGAAAACGCCCGTTTGCGTAAGGCTGGTCAGATTCCGGCCGTCTATTATGGTAAGGGTATCGAAGCTAAGAACATTGCTGTAAGCGAAATCGACCTCCGCAAGGTTCTTGCTCCGGGCAAGCGTTACACGCTTCTTGACCTCGAAATCGATGGCAAGGCTGGCAATCCGGCTCTCGTCTACAGTGTCCAGAAGGACGCTCTCACCCAGAAGATCACGCACGTTGACTTCATTAAGATCGCTGATGACGAATTCGTTAAGGTTCGCATCCCGGTCAAGCTTTCCGGTCTCCCGGTTGGCGTGAAGACTCAGGGCGGTCTCTTCTCTCAGGAAGCTCGTTATCTCATGCTCGCTGCTAAGCCGGCAAGCATCCCGTCTGTTCTCGAATTGGACATCTCCAACTTCGAAACGAACGTGACCTTCTACGCTAAGGATTTCAAGCTTCCGGAAAACGTTACGCTCGCTTCTGGCCCGCGCACCGTTATCTTTACGATTTCTTCTAAGTCCAAGAAGAAGGATGATGCTGCTGCTGCTCCGGCTGCTGACGCCGCTGCCGCTGCCGCTGCTCCGGCTGCCAACTAA